One Methylosinus sp. C49 DNA segment encodes these proteins:
- a CDS encoding RNA pyrophosphohydrolase, protein MSELPYRPCVGVMLINAKGLVFLGRRLSKRADPQVIEHEWQMPQGGIDEGEEPLAAALRELHEETNVTSVSVLAEAQDWYSYDLPPEAAKRWKGKYRGQTQKWFAFRFEGEEAEIDIERPGGGQHEPEFDAWRWERAALLPGLIVPFKRDVYERVVRDFAHLSGD, encoded by the coding sequence ATGAGCGAGCTGCCCTACAGACCCTGCGTCGGCGTGATGCTGATCAACGCCAAAGGCCTCGTCTTTCTCGGCCGGCGCCTCTCCAAGCGCGCCGATCCGCAGGTGATCGAGCATGAATGGCAAATGCCGCAAGGCGGCATAGACGAGGGCGAGGAGCCGCTCGCCGCCGCGCTGCGCGAATTGCACGAGGAGACCAATGTGACCAGCGTCTCCGTGCTCGCCGAGGCGCAGGATTGGTACAGCTACGATCTGCCGCCGGAGGCCGCCAAGCGCTGGAAAGGCAAATATCGCGGCCAGACGCAGAAATGGTTCGCTTTCCGCTTCGAGGGCGAGGAAGCGGAGATCGACATAGAGCGTCCCGGCGGCGGCCAGCACGAGCCCGAATTCGACGCCTGGCGCTGGGAGCGCGCGGCGCTATTGCCGGGACTGATCGTGCCCTTCAAGCGCGACGTCTATGAGCGCGTGGTGCGCGATTTCGCTCATCTCTCGGGAGACTGA
- the cutA gene encoding divalent-cation tolerance protein CutA yields MSGNEPKFCVVQTTIDTEAGAERLARALLAAKLAACVQIFPIRSFYVWEGETRADAEFLVQSKARAQDYDALAAAIRAGHPYDIPEIIRLDIAAGDPAYLDWAARATARDDDAG; encoded by the coding sequence GTGAGCGGAAACGAGCCGAAATTCTGCGTCGTCCAGACGACGATCGACACAGAAGCGGGGGCCGAGCGCCTCGCCCGCGCCCTGCTCGCCGCCAAGCTCGCCGCCTGCGTTCAGATTTTCCCCATCCGCAGCTTTTACGTGTGGGAGGGCGAGACGCGCGCCGACGCCGAATTTCTGGTGCAGTCAAAAGCCCGCGCGCAGGATTATGACGCGCTCGCCGCCGCCATTCGCGCCGGGCATCCTTACGATATCCCGGAGATCATCCGCCTCGATATCGCCGCCGGCGATCCCGCCTATCTCGACTGGGCGGCGCGCGCCACGGCGCGGGACGACGACGCCGGCTGA
- a CDS encoding endonuclease domain-containing protein, producing MRGLRLIETRRARRLRREATSAEKIVWSRLRNRSLGGFKFIRQEPIGPFIADFICRERRLIVEIDGETHSSAEEIADDARRTAFLSAQGYRIIRFTNQAVYENAEAVADAILRALDEAPA from the coding sequence GTGCGTGGACTGCGGCTGATCGAGACTCGTCGCGCGCGCCGGCTTCGGCGGGAGGCGACCTCCGCGGAAAAGATCGTTTGGAGCCGTCTGCGAAACAGGAGCCTCGGGGGCTTCAAATTCATTCGGCAGGAGCCCATCGGCCCTTTCATCGCGGATTTCATTTGTCGTGAGCGAAGGCTGATCGTCGAGATCGACGGCGAAACGCATTCGAGCGCGGAAGAGATCGCCGACGATGCGCGACGCACCGCCTTCCTGAGCGCACAAGGCTATCGCATCATCCGCTTCACGAACCAGGCCGTCTATGAGAATGCGGAAGCGGTCGCGGATGCAATTCTCCGCGCGCTCGACGAAGCGCCTGCCTGA
- a CDS encoding divergent polysaccharide deacetylase family protein, with amino-acid sequence MTDELNEPLGLNEPLEPRPARPRGRLMKSVVAALLLCGAGGAALLLSLRDPQAGQPVAVARIEMVEPPPPTPANAPMERASVTDADNRADEIADIEKRSGVKVTRIGGAEAPGALIIRLDEQHTALAPAPDKRLVEKGRGGPLPKIGADGAKPMEVYARPATISARLPAGAPRVALVVGGVGLNAQLTASAIDELPGAVTLALAPYGADPESVAAKARDRGHEILLQAPMEPYDYPRENPGPHTLLTTRGAELEDLHWLMSRFSGYIGVVNYLGAQFTADETALTPTLTDIAGRGLLFLDDGTSPRSLVSSLAPRLALTAARADVAIDAGASGEALEKALTQIEALARRNGQAIVAAGALPQTMTRLTRFARELERKGIALVPLSALMSRVEDKEARAGKWK; translated from the coding sequence ATGACCGACGAATTGAACGAGCCTTTGGGCTTGAACGAGCCGCTGGAGCCTCGTCCGGCGCGCCCGCGCGGCCGGCTGATGAAAAGCGTCGTCGCCGCATTGCTGCTCTGCGGAGCCGGCGGCGCCGCGCTGCTGCTTTCGCTGCGCGATCCGCAGGCCGGTCAGCCCGTCGCCGTCGCGCGCATCGAAATGGTCGAGCCGCCGCCGCCCACGCCGGCGAACGCTCCAATGGAGCGCGCATCGGTCACGGATGCGGACAACCGCGCCGATGAGATCGCCGACATAGAGAAGCGCTCCGGCGTCAAGGTCACGCGCATCGGCGGCGCAGAGGCGCCCGGCGCGCTCATCATAAGGCTCGACGAGCAGCACACGGCGCTCGCGCCGGCGCCGGACAAGCGCCTGGTGGAGAAAGGCCGCGGCGGCCCGCTGCCCAAGATCGGCGCCGATGGCGCGAAGCCGATGGAAGTCTACGCGCGCCCTGCGACGATCAGCGCGCGTCTGCCCGCCGGCGCGCCGCGCGTCGCGCTCGTCGTCGGCGGCGTCGGGCTCAATGCGCAGCTCACGGCCAGCGCCATCGACGAATTGCCCGGCGCCGTCACGCTGGCGCTCGCGCCCTATGGCGCCGATCCCGAGAGCGTCGCCGCCAAGGCGCGCGACCGCGGCCATGAGATCTTGCTGCAGGCGCCGATGGAGCCCTATGATTATCCGCGCGAAAATCCCGGGCCGCATACGCTGCTGACGACGCGCGGCGCCGAGCTCGAGGATCTGCACTGGCTGATGAGCCGCTTTTCCGGCTATATCGGCGTGGTGAATTATCTCGGCGCGCAATTCACCGCCGACGAGACCGCGCTGACGCCGACGCTCACCGACATAGCCGGGCGCGGGCTGCTCTTTCTCGACGACGGCACCTCGCCGCGCTCGCTCGTCTCCTCTCTCGCGCCGCGTCTCGCCTTGACGGCGGCGCGGGCGGATGTGGCGATCGACGCCGGCGCCTCGGGCGAAGCGCTGGAGAAGGCGCTGACGCAGATCGAGGCGCTCGCGCGCCGCAATGGTCAGGCGATCGTCGCCGCCGGCGCGCTGCCGCAGACGATGACGCGCCTCACACGTTTCGCGCGTGAGCTCGAGCGCAAGGGAATTGCGCTCGTTCCGCTGAGCGCGCTGATGTCGCGCGTCGAGGACAAAGAGGCGAGAGCCGGAAAGTGGAAATGA
- the smc gene encoding chromosome segregation protein SMC has product MKFQRLRLLGFKSFCEATDFLIEPGLTGVVGPNGCGKSNLVEALRWVMGENSYKNMRGSGMDDVIFSGGGSRPARNVAEVGLVLDNSSRTAPAAFNDAETLEVTRRIEREAGSTYRINGREVRAKDVQLLFADAATGARSPALVRQGQIGEIISAKPQARRRILEDAAGVAGLHSRRHEAELRLTAAAENLTRLEDVLKQVDGQTESLRRQARQAQRYRAVAAEIRKNEALAAYIAHRQASEQLTAAERKLEEDTKLVEERTLQQAEAARLQAIAAFELPRLRDKEAEAGAALHRLIMAREALDGEEKRAKERIAELTRHAEQFARDVERERALIDDAAEVTQRLEDERGELAEQDAIGAEREAAARERLAEIEEALARTEAELSEAQQSLAGVNAQRGALEAALREETQRVSRFEAELTRVETEFALIAGQGGAAEEVERLAESLEMANEAAREADETALMAEEAAIEAREAESLSRQPLAEAEKRAGRLETETRTLEKLLESGGGDLWAPIVESVTVEKGYETALGAALGDDLDASIETSAPAHWALTSGAGDPSLPPAVRTLAEMVQAPPALARRLAQIGVVLRSEGAALRSMLKPGQRLVSKEGDLWRWDGFTQAAEAPTPAARRLAEKNRLADLRLEAAAAREAADALADEAQTAQEQARAAALAESAAREGQRRARAALEEARERHVVAERRLGQIAQRLSALEEAKAQILANRDEAAMKRESAARALDDLDEPASLAGAMEHVRSRAAAERAQAGDARAALTSLRHQAETRAARKAAILRENASWMERRDRAQDRIAELERRLEDSRDEQERLIDSPETFLLQRRNLLSAIEEAEAARRAAADARTTGETAQAESDRAARMALEAMSAAREEKARSEAQLEAARRRAADVEHAIAMELESEEHSLAELAGVTGEETQLPSIPDIERKLEGLKADRERLGAVNLRAEEELGEIETQRDKMMAEREDLAEAIKKLRGAIASLNKEGRERLLVAFEQVNAHFKELFSLLFGGGTAELQLIESDDPLEAGLDILARPPGKKPQTMTLLSGGEQALTAMSLIFAVFLTNPSPICVLDEVDAPLDDYNVERFCALLEDMRKKTDTRFVAITHNPITMARMDRLFGVTQAERGISQLVSVDLEQAERYAQAS; this is encoded by the coding sequence ATGAAATTCCAGCGGCTCCGACTTCTCGGCTTCAAGAGCTTCTGCGAGGCCACAGATTTTCTGATCGAGCCCGGCCTGACCGGCGTCGTCGGGCCGAATGGCTGCGGCAAGTCCAATCTCGTCGAGGCCCTGCGCTGGGTCATGGGCGAGAACTCCTATAAGAACATGCGCGGCTCGGGGATGGATGACGTCATCTTCTCCGGCGGCGGCTCGCGCCCGGCCCGCAATGTCGCGGAAGTCGGCCTCGTGCTGGACAATAGCTCCCGCACCGCCCCAGCGGCCTTCAACGACGCCGAGACTTTGGAAGTCACCCGCCGCATCGAGCGCGAGGCCGGCTCTACCTATAGGATCAATGGCCGCGAGGTGCGCGCCAAGGATGTGCAGCTGCTCTTCGCCGACGCCGCCACCGGCGCGCGCTCGCCGGCCTTGGTGCGCCAGGGGCAGATCGGCGAGATCATCTCGGCCAAGCCGCAGGCGCGCCGCCGCATTTTGGAGGACGCCGCCGGCGTCGCCGGCCTGCATTCCCGCCGTCACGAGGCCGAGCTGCGGCTGACCGCGGCCGCCGAAAATCTCACCCGCCTCGAGGATGTGCTGAAGCAGGTCGACGGCCAGACCGAGAGCCTGCGCCGCCAAGCGCGGCAGGCGCAGCGCTATCGCGCCGTGGCGGCGGAAATCCGCAAGAATGAGGCGCTCGCCGCCTATATCGCGCATCGCCAGGCGAGCGAGCAGCTGACCGCCGCCGAGCGCAAGCTGGAAGAAGATACAAAGCTCGTCGAGGAGCGCACGTTGCAGCAGGCCGAGGCCGCGCGGCTACAGGCCATCGCCGCCTTCGAGCTGCCCAGGCTCCGCGACAAGGAGGCCGAGGCCGGCGCGGCGCTGCATCGGCTGATCATGGCCCGCGAGGCGCTGGACGGCGAGGAGAAGCGCGCCAAGGAGCGCATCGCCGAGCTGACCCGCCACGCCGAGCAATTCGCCCGCGACGTCGAGCGCGAGCGCGCGCTGATCGACGACGCAGCCGAGGTGACGCAGCGGCTCGAGGACGAGCGCGGCGAGCTGGCCGAGCAGGACGCCATCGGCGCCGAGCGCGAGGCGGCGGCGCGCGAGCGTCTCGCCGAGATAGAGGAAGCGCTGGCCCGCACCGAGGCCGAGCTCTCCGAGGCGCAGCAATCGCTGGCCGGCGTCAACGCCCAGCGCGGCGCGCTGGAGGCGGCGCTGCGCGAGGAGACGCAGCGCGTCTCCCGTTTCGAGGCCGAGCTGACCCGCGTCGAGACCGAATTCGCGCTGATCGCCGGCCAGGGCGGCGCGGCGGAGGAGGTGGAGCGCCTCGCCGAATCGCTGGAAATGGCCAATGAAGCCGCCCGCGAGGCCGATGAGACGGCGCTGATGGCCGAGGAAGCGGCGATCGAGGCGCGCGAGGCCGAGAGCTTGTCGCGCCAGCCGCTGGCGGAGGCGGAGAAGCGCGCCGGCCGGCTCGAGACCGAGACGCGCACGCTGGAGAAACTGCTGGAATCGGGCGGCGGCGATCTCTGGGCGCCGATCGTCGAGAGCGTCACGGTCGAGAAAGGCTATGAGACGGCGCTCGGCGCCGCGCTCGGCGACGATCTCGACGCCTCCATCGAGACCTCCGCCCCGGCCCATTGGGCGCTCACCTCCGGCGCCGGCGATCCCTCGCTGCCGCCGGCCGTGCGCACGCTCGCCGAGATGGTGCAGGCCCCGCCGGCGCTGGCCCGGCGCCTCGCGCAGATCGGCGTCGTGCTGCGCAGCGAGGGCGCAGCATTGCGCTCCATGCTGAAGCCCGGCCAGCGCCTCGTCTCCAAGGAGGGCGACCTCTGGCGCTGGGACGGATTCACCCAGGCGGCCGAGGCGCCGACGCCCGCGGCGCGCCGCCTCGCCGAGAAGAACCGCCTCGCCGATCTTCGTCTCGAGGCCGCCGCCGCCCGCGAGGCCGCCGACGCGCTGGCCGACGAGGCGCAGACGGCGCAGGAGCAGGCCCGCGCCGCCGCCCTCGCCGAGAGCGCCGCGCGCGAGGGGCAGCGCCGCGCCCGCGCCGCGCTGGAAGAAGCCCGCGAGCGCCATGTCGTGGCGGAGCGCCGCCTCGGCCAGATCGCCCAGCGCCTCTCGGCGCTCGAGGAGGCCAAGGCGCAAATCCTCGCCAATCGCGACGAGGCGGCGATGAAGCGCGAGAGCGCCGCGCGCGCGCTGGACGATTTGGACGAGCCCGCCTCGCTCGCCGGCGCGATGGAGCATGTGCGCTCCCGCGCCGCCGCCGAGCGCGCCCAGGCCGGAGACGCGCGCGCCGCGCTCACCTCGCTGCGCCATCAGGCCGAGACGCGCGCCGCCCGCAAAGCGGCGATCCTGCGCGAGAACGCTTCCTGGATGGAGCGGCGCGACCGCGCCCAGGACCGCATCGCCGAATTGGAGCGCCGCCTCGAGGATTCGCGTGACGAGCAGGAGCGGCTGATCGATTCGCCGGAGACTTTTCTGCTCCAGCGCCGCAATCTTCTCTCGGCGATCGAGGAGGCCGAGGCCGCCCGCCGCGCCGCCGCCGATGCGCGCACGACCGGCGAGACGGCGCAGGCGGAATCCGATCGCGCCGCCCGCATGGCGCTGGAGGCGATGAGCGCCGCGCGCGAGGAGAAAGCCCGCAGCGAGGCGCAGCTCGAGGCCGCGCGCCGCCGCGCCGCCGATGTGGAGCACGCCATCGCCATGGAATTGGAGAGCGAGGAGCATTCGCTCGCAGAGCTCGCCGGCGTCACCGGCGAGGAGACGCAGCTCCCCTCCATCCCCGATATCGAGCGCAAGCTCGAAGGGCTGAAGGCGGATCGCGAAAGATTGGGCGCGGTGAATCTGCGCGCCGAGGAGGAACTCGGCGAGATCGAGACGCAGCGCGACAAGATGATGGCCGAGCGCGAAGACCTCGCCGAGGCGATCAAGAAATTGCGCGGCGCCATCGCCAGCCTCAACAAGGAGGGCCGCGAGCGCCTGCTCGTCGCCTTCGAGCAGGTGAACGCGCATTTCAAGGAGCTGTTCAGCCTGCTGTTCGGCGGCGGCACGGCGGAATTGCAGCTCATCGAGAGCGACGATCCGCTGGAGGCCGGGCTCGACATTCTCGCGCGCCCGCCGGGCAAGAAGCCGCAGACGATGACGCTGCTCTCCGGCGGCGAGCAGGCGCTGACCGCAATGTCGCTGATCTTCGCGGTCTTCCTCACCAATCCGTCGCCGATCTGCGTGCTCGACGAGGTGGACGCGCCGCTCGACGATTACAATGTCGAGCGCTTCTGCGCCCTGCTCGAGGATATGCGCAAGAAGACCGACACGCGCTTCGTCGCCATCACGCACAACCCCATCACAATGGCGCGCATGGATCGCCTGTTCGGCGTGACGCAGGCGGAGCGCGGTATTTCGCAGCTCGTCTCCGTCGATCTCGAGCAGGCCGAGAGATACGCGCAGGCGAGCTGA
- the lepA gene encoding translation elongation factor 4, translating to MTTRKIDNIRNFSIVAHIDHGKSTLADRLIQATGTVAARDMVEQVLDSMDIERERGITIKAQTVRLDYKAKDGKDYVLNLMDTPGHVDFAYEVSRSLKACEGSLLVVDASQGVEAQTLANVYQALDAGHEIVPVLNKIDLPAAEPDRIKEQIEDVIGLDASDAVLISAKTGIGIPDVLEAIVTRLPPPQGDDEAPLKAMLVDSWYDAYLGVVVLVRVIDGRMRKGQKILMMGTNAHYEIDKIGVFKPKMLDVASLGPGEVGFITAQIKQVADTRVGDTITEDKKQCAEPLPGFKPAQPVVFCGLFPVDAADFEDLRAAIGKLRLNDASFSYEMETSAALGFGFRCGFLGLLHLEIIQERLRREFDLDLIATAPSVVYKIKLTNGEEIELHNPADMPDVVKIDEILEPWIRATIMTPDDYLGAVLKLCQDRRGVQVDLNYVGKRAMAVYDLPLNEVVFDFYDRLKSISKGYASFDYHITDYRVGDLVKMSILVNAEPVDALSMLVHRTRADSRGRQMCEKLKELIPPHMFQVPIQAAIGGKIIARETVRAFRKDVTAKCYGGDATRKRKLLEKQKEGKKKMRQFGRVEIPQEAFIAALKMED from the coding sequence ATGACGACGCGCAAAATCGACAATATCCGCAATTTCTCCATCGTCGCGCATATCGACCACGGCAAGTCGACGCTCGCCGACCGGCTGATCCAGGCGACGGGGACCGTCGCCGCGCGCGATATGGTCGAGCAGGTGCTCGATTCCATGGATATCGAGCGCGAGCGCGGCATCACCATCAAGGCGCAGACCGTGCGCCTCGACTATAAGGCCAAGGACGGCAAGGATTACGTCCTGAACCTCATGGACACGCCCGGCCATGTCGATTTCGCCTATGAGGTCTCGCGCTCGCTGAAGGCCTGCGAAGGCTCGCTGCTCGTCGTCGACGCCAGCCAGGGCGTCGAGGCGCAGACGCTCGCCAATGTCTATCAGGCGCTCGACGCCGGTCACGAGATCGTGCCCGTTCTGAACAAGATCGATCTGCCGGCGGCCGAGCCCGACCGCATCAAAGAGCAGATCGAGGACGTCATCGGCCTCGACGCTTCCGACGCCGTACTGATTTCCGCCAAGACCGGCATCGGCATTCCCGATGTGCTGGAGGCGATCGTCACCCGCCTGCCGCCGCCGCAGGGCGATGATGAGGCGCCGCTCAAGGCGATGCTGGTCGATTCTTGGTACGACGCCTATCTCGGCGTGGTCGTGCTGGTGCGCGTCATCGACGGGCGCATGCGCAAGGGTCAGAAGATTCTGATGATGGGCACAAACGCCCACTATGAGATCGACAAGATCGGCGTGTTCAAGCCGAAGATGCTGGACGTCGCCTCGCTCGGCCCGGGCGAGGTCGGCTTCATCACCGCGCAGATCAAGCAGGTCGCCGACACGCGCGTCGGCGACACCATCACCGAAGACAAAAAGCAATGCGCTGAGCCGCTGCCGGGCTTCAAGCCGGCGCAGCCGGTGGTGTTCTGCGGCCTCTTTCCGGTGGACGCCGCCGATTTCGAGGATTTGCGCGCCGCCATCGGCAAGCTGCGCCTCAATGATGCGAGCTTTTCTTACGAGATGGAGACCTCCGCGGCGCTCGGCTTCGGCTTCCGGTGCGGCTTCTTGGGGCTGCTGCATCTCGAGATCATTCAGGAGCGTCTGCGCCGCGAGTTCGATCTCGATCTCATCGCGACGGCGCCTTCGGTCGTCTATAAGATCAAGCTGACCAATGGCGAGGAGATCGAGCTGCACAATCCGGCCGACATGCCGGATGTGGTGAAGATCGACGAGATTCTCGAGCCCTGGATCCGCGCCACCATCATGACGCCGGACGATTATCTCGGCGCTGTGCTGAAGCTCTGCCAGGATCGGCGCGGCGTGCAGGTCGATCTCAATTACGTCGGCAAGCGCGCCATGGCGGTCTACGACCTGCCGCTCAACGAAGTGGTGTTCGACTTCTACGATCGCTTGAAGTCGATCTCCAAGGGCTACGCCAGCTTCGACTATCACATCACCGATTATCGCGTCGGCGATCTCGTGAAGATGAGCATATTGGTGAACGCCGAGCCGGTGGACGCGCTCTCCATGCTGGTGCATCGCACGCGCGCCGATTCGCGCGGGCGGCAAATGTGCGAGAAGCTCAAGGAGCTGATCCCGCCGCATATGTTCCAAGTGCCGATTCAGGCGGCGATCGGCGGCAAGATCATCGCCCGCGAGACGGTGCGCGCCTTCCGCAAGGATGTGACCGCGAAGTGCTATGGCGGCGACGCCACGCGCAAGCGCAAGCTCCTCGAGAAGCAGAAGGAAGGCAAAAAGAAGATGCGCCAGTTCGGCCGCGTGGAGATTCCGCAGGAGGCGTTCATCGCCGCGCTGAAGATGGAGGATTGA
- the lipB gene encoding lipoyl(octanoyl) transferase LipB gives MTAPLLRDDCALSLLPRPGSPPVEWVVAPGLVAYEAAVAEMESLVERIADGAAPERVLLLEHPPVYTAGTSAKEADLLDARFPVHRTGRGGQFTYHGPGQRVAYVMLDLTRRKRDLRAYVAGLEAWLIETLASLGVAGERREDRVGVWTRRPDKPAGLFGEPAEDKIAAIGVRVRRWTTFHGLALNVAPDLTHFSGIAPCGVRQSHLGVTSLADLGKVSDMAAVDTALRCAFEPIFGPTTAPQSPER, from the coding sequence ATGACCGCTCCATTGCTACGCGACGATTGCGCCCTTTCGCTGCTCCCCCGGCCCGGCTCGCCGCCGGTGGAATGGGTCGTGGCTCCCGGCCTCGTGGCTTACGAGGCCGCCGTCGCCGAGATGGAATCGCTGGTCGAGCGCATCGCCGACGGCGCCGCTCCCGAGCGTGTCCTTCTGCTCGAGCATCCGCCCGTCTACACGGCCGGGACCTCGGCCAAGGAGGCCGATCTGCTCGATGCGCGCTTTCCCGTGCATCGCACGGGGCGGGGCGGGCAGTTCACCTATCACGGGCCGGGACAGCGCGTCGCCTATGTGATGCTGGACCTCACGCGGCGAAAGCGCGATCTGCGCGCCTATGTGGCCGGGCTCGAGGCCTGGCTCATCGAGACGCTCGCTTCGCTCGGCGTCGCCGGCGAGCGGCGGGAGGATCGCGTCGGCGTATGGACGCGCCGGCCGGACAAGCCCGCGGGCCTTTTCGGCGAGCCGGCGGAGGACAAGATCGCCGCGATCGGCGTGCGCGTGCGGCGCTGGACCACCTTCCATGGATTGGCGCTGAACGTCGCGCCTGACCTCACGCATTTTTCCGGCATAGCGCCTTGCGGCGTGCGCCAATCGCATCTCGGCGTGACCAGCCTCGCCGATCTCGGCAAGGTCTCCGACATGGCCGCGGTGGACACGGCGTTGCGCTGCGCCTTCGAGCCGATATTCGGCCCGACGACGGCGCCTCAGTCTCCCGAGAGATGA
- a CDS encoding Rieske 2Fe-2S domain-containing protein: MFTRVCKEDTVFEGEMRLVIADSHFIILAFAFGGEIKAFQGVCPHTNAPLDTADFDGEVLTCPLHNWTWDMRTGDPIHPQESRLAEYPVKIEDGVVYIDTEGVSPLFAER, translated from the coding sequence ATGTTCACCAGGGTCTGCAAGGAGGACACTGTTTTCGAAGGGGAAATGCGTCTCGTCATCGCAGATTCCCATTTCATCATCCTGGCCTTCGCCTTCGGCGGAGAGATCAAGGCCTTCCAAGGCGTGTGCCCACACACCAATGCGCCGCTGGACACGGCCGATTTCGACGGCGAGGTGCTGACCTGCCCGCTCCATAATTGGACGTGGGACATGCGCACCGGCGATCCGATCCATCCCCAGGAAAGCCGGCTCGCCGAATATCCGGTCAAGATCGAGGACGGCGTCGTCTATATAGATACGGAGGGCGTCAGCCCCCTCTTCGCCGAGCGCTGA
- a CDS encoding glucan ABC transporter ATP-binding protein/ permease: MSVLAVYLRVLAQLKPQKRLAAILVAANLTVAIAQFAEPMLFGRVIDVLTRAQAAGVKLAWGDLLPLLVAWAGFGLFSIAASVLVALHADRLAHRSRLAVMAAYFEHVLDLPSSFHAGAHSGRLLKVMLEGASGMAGLWLSFFRENCASFVALFVLLPATLFVNWRLALPLIVLVIVFGALTSFVLRRTEQLQSKVERHHSSLAEHASDALGNVAVVQSFTRVQSETNALRRIIDELLAAQIPVLSWWALAAVASRASATLTLLVIFLLGAWLHLQGLASIGEIVAFMSFATMLIGRLEQMVGFLNVLFLLAPKIAEFFSILDTRPTVADREDARDMGRLEGAVAFENVSFSYGGERLALRDVSFSARPGETIALVGATGSGKSTTLGLLHRVFDPAQGRVTIDGIDIRDMTLTSLRRNIGVVFQEPMLFARSIEENLRVGKPDANEEEIARAVELAQARDLVARQSEGLSTLVGERGRTLSGGERQRLSIARALLKDPPIMIFDEATSALDATTERQLQKALEAATAGRTTFIIAHRLATVRHADRILVLDRGAIVESGTFDGLVAKGGLFAELAKAQFIAAGA; this comes from the coding sequence ATGTCCGTGCTCGCCGTCTATCTCCGCGTCCTCGCGCAGCTGAAGCCGCAGAAACGTCTCGCGGCGATCCTCGTCGCGGCCAATCTCACCGTGGCCATCGCGCAATTCGCCGAGCCAATGCTGTTCGGCCGCGTCATCGACGTGCTGACGCGCGCGCAGGCGGCGGGCGTCAAGCTCGCCTGGGGCGATCTTTTGCCGTTGCTCGTGGCCTGGGCCGGCTTCGGCCTCTTCTCCATCGCCGCGTCTGTGCTGGTCGCGCTGCATGCCGATCGGCTCGCGCATAGAAGCCGGCTCGCGGTCATGGCCGCTTATTTCGAGCATGTGCTCGATCTGCCGTCGAGCTTTCACGCCGGCGCACATTCCGGCCGGCTGCTGAAGGTGATGCTGGAGGGCGCCTCGGGAATGGCGGGGCTGTGGCTCTCCTTCTTCCGCGAGAATTGCGCCTCCTTCGTCGCGCTCTTCGTGCTGCTGCCGGCGACGCTCTTCGTCAATTGGCGGCTCGCTCTGCCGCTCATCGTGCTCGTCATCGTCTTCGGCGCGCTCACCTCTTTCGTCCTGCGCCGCACCGAGCAATTGCAGAGCAAGGTGGAGCGTCATCATTCCTCGCTCGCCGAGCACGCGTCCGACGCGCTCGGCAATGTCGCCGTGGTGCAGAGCTTCACGCGCGTGCAGAGCGAGACCAATGCGCTGCGGCGGATCATCGACGAATTGCTCGCCGCGCAAATTCCGGTGCTCTCCTGGTGGGCGCTGGCCGCAGTGGCGAGCCGCGCCTCGGCGACGCTCACTCTGCTCGTCATCTTTCTGCTCGGCGCCTGGCTGCATTTGCAGGGCCTCGCCTCCATCGGCGAGATCGTCGCCTTCATGAGCTTCGCGACCATGCTCATCGGCCGCCTCGAGCAAATGGTCGGCTTCCTCAACGTGCTGTTTCTGCTCGCGCCCAAGATCGCCGAATTCTTCTCCATTCTCGACACGCGCCCGACGGTCGCCGATCGCGAGGATGCGCGCGACATGGGCCGGCTCGAAGGCGCCGTCGCTTTCGAGAATGTGAGCTTTTCTTATGGCGGCGAGCGTCTCGCGCTGCGCGACGTCTCCTTCTCGGCGCGGCCGGGCGAGACCATTGCGCTGGTCGGCGCGACAGGCTCGGGCAAATCGACGACGCTCGGCCTCTTGCATCGCGTCTTCGATCCCGCGCAGGGCCGGGTGACGATCGACGGAATCGACATTCGCGACATGACGCTGACCTCGCTCCGCCGCAACATTGGCGTCGTGTTTCAGGAGCCCATGCTGTTCGCCCGCTCGATCGAGGAGAATCTGCGCGTCGGCAAGCCGGATGCGAACGAAGAAGAGATCGCCCGCGCGGTGGAGCTGGCGCAGGCGCGCGATCTGGTGGCGCGCCAGAGCGAGGGGCTTTCGACGCTGGTTGGCGAGCGCGGCCGCACATTGTCGGGCGGCGAGCGTCAGCGGCTCTCCATCGCCCGCGCGCTGCTGAAGGACCCGCCGATCATGATCTTCGACGAGGCGACCAGCGCGCTGGACGCGACCACAGAGCGTCAGTTGCAAAAGGCGCTGGAGGCGGCGACGGCGGGCCGCACCACTTTCATCATCGCCCATCGCCTGGCGACGGTGCGCCATGCGGATCGCATATTGGTTCTGGATCGCGGCGCGATCGTCGAGAGCGGGACCTTCGACGGACTGGTGGCCAAAGGCGGGCTGTTCGCCGAGCTCGCCAAGGCGCAATTCATCGCCGCGGGGGCGTGA
- a CDS encoding cold-shock protein, protein MQTGIVKWFNAQKGFGFIQPEAGGADVFVHISAVERAGLHGLAEGQKLSYEIVVDRRSGKSSADQLKVD, encoded by the coding sequence ATGCAGACCGGAATCGTGAAATGGTTCAATGCGCAAAAGGGCTTCGGCTTCATTCAGCCGGAGGCCGGCGGCGCCGACGTCTTCGTTCATATCAGCGCTGTCGAGCGCGCGGGCCTTCACGGCCTCGCCGAGGGCCAGAAGCTCTCCTATGAGATCGTCGTCGACCGGCGCAGCGGCAAATCATCGGCGGATCAGCTGAAGGTCGACTGA